A genome region from Arachidicoccus soli includes the following:
- a CDS encoding ISL3 family transposase: protein MESKDIFGLALNLSEPWEISEMKLTKLEGLKRGQLDIYIDFVSGSEFRDSDGQLCGVYDSEERSWQHLNFFEHTCYLHARVPRIKQADGKVKTVPVPWARSGSGFTLLFEAFAMLLIEYEMPVNKVASTLRVVPNRLWRVFNHWVEDGVKKDDLSSVTQIGIDDTSSRKGHKYVTVNVDLATRRVIHVCEDRGIEAVAELADVLTSKAGDPEKVDNVAIDMSPSYISGVQRYLPKAQIVFDKFHVVAKLGEAMDELRKQESRGNEQLKGHKYTILKNYKNLSSEKREELDFLLMMYPRLGEAYRLKVMFKEFWDFTNTQEAMAYLSFWCDIVDETDIFPFKRFVKTVKTHWSGIMNYVKARINSGVMEGINNKIQLAKRRARGFRNKTNFINMIYFIAGKMKFDYPYYPL from the coding sequence ATGGAGAGTAAAGACATATTTGGATTAGCATTAAATTTATCTGAACCGTGGGAAATAAGCGAAATGAAGCTTACAAAGCTAGAAGGATTAAAGCGAGGTCAGTTAGATATCTATATAGATTTTGTTTCCGGGTCAGAGTTTAGAGATAGCGATGGTCAGCTATGTGGTGTTTACGATAGTGAAGAAAGGAGCTGGCAACATCTTAATTTTTTCGAACATACGTGTTATTTGCATGCGCGTGTTCCCCGGATTAAGCAAGCGGATGGAAAAGTAAAGACCGTGCCGGTGCCTTGGGCGCGCTCAGGAAGTGGATTTACGCTTTTATTTGAAGCCTTTGCCATGTTACTTATTGAATATGAGATGCCAGTCAATAAAGTGGCCAGTACTTTACGTGTAGTACCCAATCGATTATGGCGTGTCTTCAATCATTGGGTTGAAGACGGTGTAAAAAAGGACGATCTGTCGAGTGTGACTCAGATTGGAATTGATGACACCTCCTCAAGGAAAGGGCATAAGTATGTAACGGTAAATGTTGATTTAGCCACCAGGCGTGTCATCCATGTATGTGAAGACCGTGGAATAGAGGCTGTTGCGGAGTTGGCTGATGTATTAACCAGCAAAGCAGGTGATCCTGAAAAAGTAGATAATGTGGCAATAGATATGTCTCCTTCCTATATTTCTGGCGTGCAAAGGTATTTGCCAAAAGCTCAGATAGTGTTTGATAAATTTCATGTTGTTGCTAAACTTGGTGAAGCGATGGATGAACTTCGAAAACAAGAAAGCCGGGGTAATGAGCAACTAAAAGGGCACAAGTATACAATACTTAAAAACTATAAAAATTTGAGCAGTGAGAAGCGCGAAGAATTGGACTTTTTATTAATGATGTATCCGCGTTTAGGGGAGGCCTATAGACTGAAAGTAATGTTCAAGGAGTTTTGGGATTTTACCAATACGCAAGAGGCTATGGCTTATTTAAGCTTTTGGTGCGATATAGTGGATGAAACGGATATATTCCCTTTTAAGAGGTTTGTCAAGACAGTAAAGACCCATTGGAGTGGCATTATGAATTATGTAAAAGCAAGAATCAATAGTGGCGTAATGGAAGGCATTAATAATAAAATACAACTGGCTAAAAGAAGGGCTAGGGGCTTTAGAAATAAAACGAATTTTATTAATATGATTTACTTTATCGCGGGTAAAATGAAATTTGATTACCCATACTATCCGTTATAG
- a CDS encoding sterol desaturase family protein — translation MNHLFQNYISSHSDLIQLTLFVTVFFICWNFENIYGVRFQYKKWKHGFVNAPFILTSFPCQLLLGIAFIKVVKWTASHQFGLLYRFHLEKRPFLIFMATFILLDLGEYVYHLLMHKFKILWQFHLVHHSDKIVDVSTTLREHPIETFIRLSFTLLWVFLSGAIFWTFALRQIIQVFTTVFAHTNYRLPEKIDSILGLVFITPNMHQVHHHYKQPYTDSNYGDVLSIWDRLFGTFNKLPAEDLKFGLDTHLDEKKNALFQNLIKMPFIKGK, via the coding sequence ATGAATCACTTATTTCAGAATTATATTTCATCACATAGTGATTTAATACAATTGACGTTATTTGTCACCGTATTTTTTATTTGTTGGAATTTTGAAAATATCTATGGTGTAAGGTTTCAGTATAAAAAATGGAAACATGGATTTGTAAATGCGCCCTTTATTTTAACCAGTTTTCCATGCCAATTATTGCTGGGAATAGCCTTCATAAAAGTTGTAAAATGGACCGCCTCTCACCAGTTTGGACTATTGTACCGTTTTCATCTCGAAAAAAGACCATTCCTTATTTTTATGGCGACCTTTATCTTACTTGACTTAGGCGAATATGTATATCATTTATTAATGCATAAATTTAAAATACTCTGGCAATTCCATCTGGTGCATCACTCTGACAAAATAGTCGATGTATCCACTACGCTAAGAGAACATCCGATAGAAACTTTTATTAGATTATCGTTTACATTGCTTTGGGTGTTCTTAAGCGGTGCTATCTTTTGGACATTTGCATTAAGGCAAATCATTCAAGTATTTACAACAGTATTTGCGCATACAAACTATCGTTTACCAGAAAAGATTGATAGTATTTTAGGACTGGTATTTATAACGCCCAATATGCATCAAGTTCACCATCATTATAAACAACCATATACTGACAGCAATTATGGAGATGTTTTGAGTATCTGGGATAGATTATTTGGCACATTTAATAAGTTGCCCGCAGAAGATTTGAAATTTGGTTTAGATACACATTTAGATGAAAAGAAAAATGCGCTCTTTCAAAATCTCATAAAAATGCCTTTCATAAAAGGTAAGTAA
- a CDS encoding sensor histidine kinase has translation MKLLNYTSIRYLLFAALLLFISIPAFYFVLNRIFIHSIDNDLYQQAIEIPIHQPVIKTERDLNLWRILDNDLEIVKADSIKFHKKPFTQKSKPIGEDEPEDFRILQKRINILGQDYIVQIKSSMIEQEDLIQTILIFQLSLFCLLLLGAVVINYFINKKVWQPFYKNLEFLKNFKLESTISEPGENGKIQEFQQLNYSVHQLAVSVRNAYLSQKEFTENASHELQTPLSVLKFKLELLLQDNELTAEQSLLIDDMYQVIAQMERLNKNLLLLSKIENHQFAFDESFEVNAAILEIKNELLFMAEAKFQEIKINSGIATIYLNGNKQLFKTMIKNLLRNAIQHSKKDAIIHIEIHKNKIVFENPGKPLSLTKDKLFTRFSKSENVKGNGLGLAIAKSIATLHNLQLHYSYKNNNHLFQIDI, from the coding sequence ATGAAATTACTCAATTATACATCTATTCGCTATTTGCTGTTTGCTGCGTTGCTGCTATTCATCAGCATCCCAGCCTTCTATTTTGTATTAAACAGAATCTTTATCCACTCCATCGATAATGATTTATACCAACAAGCAATTGAAATACCCATTCACCAACCCGTCATTAAAACAGAAAGGGATTTAAATCTCTGGAGAATCTTAGATAACGATCTTGAAATTGTAAAGGCAGATAGCATTAAATTTCACAAAAAGCCTTTTACGCAAAAAAGTAAACCAATTGGGGAAGATGAACCGGAAGACTTCCGTATTCTTCAAAAGAGGATAAATATACTTGGGCAGGACTACATCGTTCAAATCAAATCTTCCATGATTGAGCAGGAGGATTTGATACAAACAATTTTAATCTTTCAGCTTAGTTTATTTTGTCTTTTATTGTTGGGTGCAGTGGTCATCAATTATTTTATCAATAAAAAAGTATGGCAACCCTTTTATAAAAATTTAGAATTTTTGAAAAATTTTAAATTGGAATCTACTATTTCCGAACCTGGTGAAAATGGGAAAATACAAGAGTTTCAGCAACTTAATTACTCCGTGCATCAGTTAGCCGTAAGTGTACGCAATGCATATCTTTCTCAGAAAGAATTCACAGAAAATGCTTCTCATGAATTGCAAACACCTTTATCTGTTTTAAAATTTAAATTAGAGCTTTTACTTCAAGACAATGAATTGACTGCAGAACAGAGCCTGTTGATTGATGACATGTATCAAGTGATTGCTCAGATGGAACGATTAAATAAAAATTTGTTACTCTTAAGTAAAATAGAAAATCATCAATTTGCTTTTGATGAAAGCTTTGAGGTGAATGCAGCCATTTTAGAAATTAAGAATGAGTTATTATTTATGGCTGAGGCCAAATTTCAAGAAATAAAAATCAACTCTGGAATTGCAACTATTTATTTGAATGGCAATAAACAATTATTTAAAACAATGATTAAAAATTTGCTTCGCAATGCCATTCAGCATTCAAAAAAAGATGCAATCATACATATTGAAATTCATAAAAATAAAATAGTTTTTGAAAACCCTGGAAAACCACTATCCTTAACAAAAGATAAGCTATTTACAAGATTTTCTAAATCTGAAAATGTAAAAGGTAATGGATTGGGATTGGCAATCGCGAAAAGTATCGCTACACTTCATAATCTACAACTTCATTATTCTTACAAGAATAATAACCATCTTTTTCAAATTGATATATAA
- a CDS encoding response regulator transcription factor has protein sequence MKILIVEDERGLAQSILQYLQKENYVCEIASNVQEGREKMEYFDYDCILLDIMLPGGSGLTLLEELKQDKKLDGVIIISAKNSLEDRIFSLKAGADDYLSKPFHLAELSARVQSVIRRRQLNGSNEISFLDLKIDTLAKTVFVAEEEIFLTKTEFDLLLFLVMNKGRVISKNAIAEHLSGQSAMYFDNFDIIYTHIKNLKKKLSSMGTSIKTVYGTGYKLS, from the coding sequence ATGAAAATATTAATTGTTGAAGATGAAAGGGGGCTAGCGCAAAGTATTCTGCAATATTTGCAGAAAGAAAATTATGTATGTGAGATTGCCTCTAATGTTCAAGAGGGCCGTGAGAAAATGGAATACTTTGATTATGATTGCATCCTATTAGATATCATGTTGCCTGGCGGAAGTGGTTTAACGCTACTAGAAGAATTAAAACAAGATAAAAAACTGGATGGGGTTATTATAATTTCTGCAAAAAATTCTTTAGAAGACCGGATTTTTTCTTTAAAAGCTGGCGCAGATGATTATCTTTCCAAACCCTTTCATTTGGCAGAATTGAGCGCAAGAGTGCAATCAGTGATTCGCAGAAGACAGTTGAATGGTAGCAATGAAATTTCTTTTCTGGATCTAAAAATAGATACCCTCGCAAAAACAGTTTTCGTTGCAGAAGAAGAAATTTTCCTAACGAAAACTGAATTCGATTTATTGCTTTTTTTGGTAATGAATAAAGGAAGAGTGATTTCGAAAAATGCCATTGCAGAACATCTCTCAGGACAGTCAGCAATGTATTTTGATAATTTCGATATTATATATACGCATATCAAAAATTTAAAAAAGAAATTATCTTCGATGGGTACTTCAATTAAAACAGTTTACGGCACTGGTTATAAGCTCTCTTAA